The following are from one region of the Amedibacterium intestinale genome:
- the galE gene encoding UDP-glucose 4-epimerase GalE, translating into MKILVTGGTGFIGSHTVVELLNAGHEVVIIDNLYNSKADVVEKIRKITGKEVAFYKKDCCDEDALEEIFSHHKIDAVIHFAGYKAVGESVKLPLKYYENNLMSTLALCKVMAAHNCKKLVFSSSATVYGGNNVAPYTEDMPLGPTTNPYGSTKLMIEQILTDLHTADEEWDIVLLRYFNPIGAHESGLLGESPNDIPNNLMPYIVKVANKELPILHVYGNDYDTPDGTGVRDYIHVVDLAKGHVNAVQKTVEHIGVEAYNLGTGKGSSVLDVVNTFARVNDIEVPYQIDPRRPGDIATCYASTEKAEKELGWKAEKNLEEMCKDSWHFLQMEKQK; encoded by the coding sequence ATGAAAATTTTGGTTACTGGTGGAACAGGTTTTATCGGAAGTCATACGGTAGTAGAGCTGTTAAATGCTGGACATGAAGTTGTAATTATTGATAATTTATATAATTCAAAAGCAGATGTTGTTGAAAAGATTAGAAAAATTACTGGTAAAGAAGTCGCTTTTTATAAAAAAGACTGCTGTGATGAAGATGCTTTAGAAGAAATTTTCAGCCATCATAAAATCGATGCGGTCATTCATTTTGCAGGTTACAAAGCAGTAGGAGAATCTGTAAAACTGCCTTTAAAATATTATGAAAATAACCTGATGAGTACACTTGCTTTATGTAAGGTGATGGCAGCACATAACTGTAAAAAGCTGGTATTTTCATCTAGTGCGACAGTGTATGGAGGTAATAATGTGGCTCCTTATACAGAAGATATGCCACTTGGACCAACAACAAACCCTTATGGTTCTACAAAACTGATGATTGAACAGATCTTAACAGATTTGCATACAGCAGATGAAGAATGGGATATTGTATTGTTGCGTTATTTCAACCCAATTGGAGCACATGAAAGTGGATTGCTGGGAGAAAGTCCAAATGATATTCCAAACAACTTAATGCCGTATATCGTAAAAGTTGCGAACAAAGAATTGCCGATCCTGCATGTTTATGGAAATGATTATGATACACCAGATGGAACAGGGGTACGTGATTATATCCATGTGGTAGATTTGGCTAAAGGACATGTAAATGCTGTGCAGAAGACAGTAGAACATATCGGTGTTGAAGCATATAATCTTGGTACTGGAAAAGGAAGCAGTGTATTGGATGTTGTAAATACATTTGCGAGAGTAAATGATATCGAAGTGCCTTATCAAATCGATCCAAGAAGACCTGGAGATATTGCGACATGTTATGCAAGTACAGAAAAAGCAGAAAAGGAACTTGGGTGGAAAGCAGAAAAAAATCTGGAAGAAATGTGCAAAGACAGCTGGCATTTCTTACAGATGGAAAAACAAAAATAA
- a CDS encoding mechanosensitive ion channel family protein — protein MNIDLIDQINNWGKNSFLKYGLIETIINIGLILILAFIVSKLLKKFIHRHYKGNKLFILRLKNILVYSFAIYGCLNQFLPFSDITKILAASTGIVTLALGLAAQDAVGNFVNGMMIAMFKPFKIGDLIRIDSENIIGTVVDISLRHTIIQTYENTRVIIPNSTMNKAILENISTTNNRKANFLELDISYESDVDKAMDIIKEEILRHPNFLDVRTQEEKNNHIPPVITRITGFLDSSVHLKTTIYSKNNAEGFAMLCDLRYAIKKRFDKEGIEFPYPHRTITYKEEVTKSDAE, from the coding sequence ATGAATATAGATCTTATCGATCAAATAAACAATTGGGGTAAAAATTCCTTTTTGAAATACGGACTCATTGAAACGATTATCAATATTGGTCTCATACTGATTCTTGCCTTTATCGTAAGTAAACTTTTAAAAAAATTCATCCATCGCCATTACAAAGGAAATAAGCTTTTTATACTTCGTTTAAAAAACATTCTCGTATACAGTTTTGCGATTTATGGATGTTTAAATCAGTTTCTGCCTTTTTCTGATATTACAAAAATACTGGCGGCAAGTACCGGAATCGTTACCTTGGCTCTTGGGTTAGCTGCACAGGATGCGGTTGGAAATTTTGTCAATGGTATGATGATTGCCATGTTTAAACCCTTTAAAATTGGAGATTTAATACGTATTGATTCAGAAAATATCATTGGAACAGTTGTGGATATTTCTTTACGGCATACGATCATTCAAACGTATGAGAATACACGTGTCATCATCCCAAACTCTACCATGAACAAAGCTATTCTTGAAAATATCAGTACAACAAACAATCGCAAAGCAAATTTCCTGGAACTTGATATTAGTTATGAAAGCGACGTAGATAAAGCTATGGATATCATTAAAGAAGAAATCTTGCGGCATCCAAATTTTTTAGATGTTCGTACACAAGAAGAAAAAAACAACCATATCCCTCCTGTAATTACGCGTATTACCGGTTTTTTGGATAGTTCTGTACACCTAAAAACAACGATTTATTCAAAAAATAATGCGGAAGGTTTTGCCATGCTATGCGACTTGCGATACGCAATAAAAAAACGATTTGATAAAGAAGGCATTGAATTTCCTTACCCACATCGAACGATTACATACAAAGAAGAAGTTACAAAAAGCGATGCAGAATAA
- a CDS encoding helicase-related protein, whose amino-acid sequence MRCSRCGNEDLAYFYLDGTTWYCRKCIAFGRVDVGKGVEAKTYRKRKIDCSYSLKYPLTPLQKQAVSKIMSFLKQKKDVLVYAACGAGKTELTMDAIQYYLRQGKKVGFAISRRQVVLEIKERMQQAFSSLHVVAVCEGFTDVTDGDLIVCTMHQLYRYPYCFDLLIMDEVDAFPYRDNELLEAIAMQACVGEKLMLTATPDENMLKKVEEGTLGLVELFQRPHGYPLIVPQVVCLSFALQLCFLIHFLQKQRKRGIQTLVFVPTIALANKLYLGLRLLFKCAVFTSKTKDKEKVIDEFHEKKYSFLISTTILERGITIKGIYIVILQADHAVFSQASLIQMVGRVGRNIEMPTGEGWFLCAKKTKDIEQCVSAIQKMNETG is encoded by the coding sequence GTGCGATGTTCTCGCTGCGGAAATGAAGATCTGGCTTATTTTTATTTGGATGGAACGACATGGTATTGTCGAAAGTGTATTGCGTTTGGAAGAGTGGATGTGGGAAAGGGTGTAGAAGCGAAAACGTATAGAAAAAGGAAAATCGATTGTTCGTATTCTTTAAAATATCCTTTAACTCCTTTACAGAAACAGGCAGTTTCCAAGATTATGTCCTTTTTGAAACAGAAAAAAGATGTGCTTGTGTATGCCGCATGTGGTGCTGGGAAAACAGAATTAACGATGGATGCGATTCAGTATTATTTGCGTCAGGGAAAGAAGGTTGGTTTTGCGATATCGAGAAGACAGGTGGTACTGGAAATTAAAGAACGTATGCAGCAGGCATTTTCCAGTTTGCATGTTGTTGCGGTTTGTGAAGGATTTACAGATGTTACCGATGGGGATTTGATCGTATGTACGATGCACCAGCTATACCGTTATCCTTACTGTTTTGATTTGTTGATTATGGATGAGGTGGATGCGTTTCCTTATCGAGATAACGAGTTGTTAGAGGCCATTGCGATGCAGGCGTGTGTAGGAGAAAAGCTGATGTTAACGGCTACACCAGATGAAAACATGTTGAAGAAAGTGGAAGAAGGAACATTAGGATTAGTGGAATTGTTTCAAAGACCGCATGGATATCCTTTGATTGTGCCACAGGTTGTATGTTTGTCATTTGCATTGCAGCTTTGTTTTCTGATTCATTTCTTACAAAAACAAAGAAAAAGAGGAATACAGACATTGGTGTTTGTGCCAACGATTGCATTGGCAAATAAATTGTATCTAGGCTTGCGCTTGCTTTTTAAATGTGCAGTATTTACTTCAAAGACAAAGGATAAAGAAAAGGTAATTGATGAGTTTCATGAGAAGAAATATTCCTTTTTGATAAGTACAACCATTTTAGAAAGAGGAATTACAATTAAAGGAATCTATATCGTCATCTTGCAGGCAGATCATGCCGTGTTTTCACAGGCAAGTCTTATACAAATGGTAGGAAGAGTGGGAAGAAACATAGAAATGCCAACAGGAGAGGGGTGGTTTTTATGCGCAAAGAAAACAAAAGACATCGAACAGTGTGTTTCTGCCATTCAGAAAATGAACGAAACAGGATGA
- a CDS encoding ComF family protein, translating into MLCHKELDYKQNFFQYFQESEALCGGCKEQLKFLNVKTKLEDMPLHILYEYNDFLESMLFQYKEGRDIALANVFFQPFLTKLSSKFRHHVIVLMPSSKEKMLERGFLPVREMLKNCPLAIWEPFYKVNNTKQSMQSFENRQFISQVIKRKENETLPGRKLLLVDDVCTSGSTLLSAYHLLKEHKLKVEALVLCAHPLFVESCDEKGLLRKGSFSIL; encoded by the coding sequence TTGCTGTGTCATAAGGAACTTGACTATAAACAAAATTTCTTTCAGTATTTTCAAGAAAGTGAGGCATTGTGTGGAGGGTGTAAAGAACAGTTGAAGTTTTTAAATGTGAAGACCAAACTGGAAGATATGCCATTACATATTTTGTATGAGTACAATGATTTTTTAGAAAGTATGCTGTTTCAATACAAAGAAGGAAGAGATATCGCGCTGGCAAACGTATTTTTCCAGCCGTTTCTAACAAAACTTTCCAGCAAATTTCGACATCATGTAATTGTTTTAATGCCCTCCAGCAAAGAGAAGATGCTGGAAAGAGGATTTCTTCCAGTAAGGGAAATGTTGAAGAATTGTCCTCTTGCCATATGGGAGCCTTTTTATAAGGTAAACAATACGAAACAATCGATGCAGTCATTTGAAAATCGCCAATTTATTTCCCAGGTAATAAAAAGAAAAGAAAATGAAACTCTGCCAGGCAGAAAGCTTCTTTTGGTAGATGATGTATGCACGAGTGGTTCTACACTTTTAAGTGCATATCATTTACTGAAAGAGCATAAGTTGAAAGTAGAAGCCTTAGTGCTTTGTGCACACCCTTTGTTTGTCGAATCCTGCGATGAAAAAGGTTTGCTTAGAAAGGGAAGCTTCTCTATACTTTGA
- a CDS encoding cold-shock protein, which produces MKGKVKWFNTEKGYGFISDENGKDVFVHYSHILQDGYKTLTEGEEVNFDVVESEKGIQARNVEKIN; this is translated from the coding sequence ATGAAAGGTAAAGTAAAATGGTTTAACACAGAAAAAGGATATGGATTTATTAGTGATGAAAATGGAAAGGATGTCTTTGTACATTATTCTCATATCTTGCAAGATGGTTATAAAACTTTAACAGAAGGTGAAGAAGTGAATTTTGATGTTGTAGAATCTGAAAAAGGTATACAGGCAAGAAATGTAGAGAAAATAAATTAA
- a CDS encoding IS1634 family transposase: MYVAINGTGNSKSIYIMSSYRKNNGKTSSRIFRKLGRLNDLLPQFDNNEEKLLEWARSEAKKDTLSHQQDTAPVLIPFSSDKKIKKNEVLLFNVGYLFLQSICSNLHFDNICRNIKNHHKFEYDIHRILCDLVYARVLYPSSKRSSFSFAHSLLEQPKYKLQDIYRSLSILAEESDYIQAEVYRNSNFLHKRNTKVLYYDCTNYYFEIEQEDELKKYGKSKEHRPNPIVGMGLFMDGDGFPLAFDIFPGNQNEQKSLKPLEHKVIQDFDCSEFIYCSDSGLASQNNKLFNDIGGRSYVITQSLKKLKKEDRDIALNTKQYRKVGSSTFIDLKDLDENDPEVYESIYYKEVPIESKKISETLIVTYSPKYKAYQEKIRQGQIDRAKNMISKNGKIKKNRKNPNDPSRFTKRTSITANGEVAEEEIYEIDQEAIDKEAMYDGFYAVSTDMEGDVAEIIAINKRRWQIEECFRIMKTDFDARPIYLQREDRIKAHFLICFLSLLIYRILEYKLEKKYTSEQIIDTLRKMNVTKLKEGLGYIPSYTRTDLTDLLHELFGFETDREIIKRSTMRNIIKYTKEHHI, encoded by the coding sequence ATGTACGTTGCAATCAATGGCACTGGCAATTCCAAAAGCATTTATATTATGAGTTCTTATCGCAAAAACAATGGTAAAACTTCTAGTCGCATTTTTAGAAAGCTTGGTCGATTAAATGACCTGCTTCCTCAATTTGATAATAATGAAGAAAAATTATTGGAATGGGCTCGTTCTGAAGCTAAAAAGGACACTTTATCCCATCAACAGGATACTGCACCTGTTCTCATACCTTTCTCTAGCGACAAAAAAATCAAAAAAAATGAAGTTTTGTTATTTAATGTTGGCTACCTATTCCTTCAATCCATCTGTTCCAATCTTCATTTTGACAATATTTGTCGTAATATTAAGAATCATCATAAATTCGAATATGATATCCATCGCATCCTCTGCGATCTTGTCTACGCTCGTGTTCTATATCCTTCCAGTAAACGCTCTTCTTTCTCTTTCGCTCATTCTCTGCTGGAACAGCCAAAGTATAAATTACAGGATATCTATCGTTCCTTATCTATATTGGCCGAGGAATCTGATTACATACAGGCGGAAGTTTATCGAAATTCTAACTTTCTTCATAAAAGAAACACAAAAGTTCTTTATTATGACTGTACGAACTATTACTTTGAAATCGAACAAGAAGATGAACTTAAAAAATACGGAAAAAGCAAAGAACATCGTCCAAATCCTATCGTAGGCATGGGGTTATTCATGGATGGAGATGGTTTCCCTTTAGCTTTTGATATCTTTCCCGGAAATCAAAACGAACAGAAATCCTTGAAACCATTAGAACATAAAGTTATTCAGGATTTCGACTGTTCCGAATTCATCTACTGCTCAGACAGTGGACTGGCATCACAGAATAACAAACTGTTCAATGATATAGGAGGAAGATCCTATGTCATTACACAGTCATTAAAAAAATTAAAGAAAGAAGATAGAGATATCGCTTTAAATACGAAACAATATCGAAAAGTAGGAAGCAGCACATTCATTGATTTGAAAGATCTTGATGAAAATGACCCAGAGGTATATGAATCCATCTATTATAAAGAAGTACCTATAGAATCTAAAAAGATATCGGAAACTCTTATCGTTACCTATTCTCCAAAATATAAAGCTTATCAGGAAAAGATAAGACAAGGGCAGATAGACAGAGCAAAAAACATGATAAGTAAAAATGGAAAAATCAAAAAGAATAGAAAAAATCCGAATGATCCAAGCAGATTTACAAAGAGGACTTCCATCACAGCGAATGGAGAAGTAGCAGAAGAAGAAATCTACGAAATCGATCAGGAGGCTATAGATAAAGAAGCAATGTATGATGGTTTCTATGCGGTAAGCACAGATATGGAAGGTGATGTAGCGGAGATCATCGCTATCAACAAACGCAGATGGCAGATCGAAGAGTGCTTTAGAATAATGAAAACGGATTTTGATGCACGACCAATCTATCTGCAAAGAGAAGACAGGATCAAAGCGCATTTCCTGATTTGTTTCTTGTCCCTTCTGATATATCGAATATTAGAATATAAATTAGAGAAAAAATATACATCTGAACAAATAATAGATACATTGAGAAAGATGAACGTAACAAAATTAAAAGAAGGATTAGGATATATACCTTCTTACACACGAACAGATTTAACAGATTTACTGCATGAGTTGTTTGGTTTTGAAACAGACAGAGAAATAATAAAACGATCCACAATGAGAAATATTATCAAATACACAAAAGAACATCATATATAG
- the secA gene encoding preprotein translocase subunit SecA, with translation MAGLLERMFSGEKRILNRLEKTADEVMALADSMASLSDDELRGKTDEFKKRYQNGESLDDLKVEAFAVAREAAKRTIGEYPYKVQIMGAAAMHEGDIAEMKTGEGKTLTSTMCVYLNALSGEGVHVVTVNEYLAQRDAEWMGQIYRFLGLSVGFNARAMSAFQKREAYACDITYTTNSELGFDYLRDNMVTDVKDRVMRGLHVAIVDEVDSILIDESRTPLIISGGAKKTANLYLQADAFAKRLKSDGYEIDEKTKQIMLTESGVEKAERYFKLDNLYDVDHTQLVHHITQALKANYIMKNEVEYVVQDDEIVIVDTFTGRTMPGRAYSDGLHQAIEAKEGVPIKEETSTLATITYQNFFRLYDKLAGMTGTAKTEEEEFLDIYNMRVIEIPTNRPVQRQDLPDAIFAKPALKFNALIEEVKRLYDKGQPVLVGTISVEASELVHNLLVKAKIPHEVLNAKNHAREAEIIAKAGQVKAVTVATNMAGRGTDIKLSEESRALGGLAVLGSERHESRRIDNQLRGRSGRQGDPGFSRFYVSLQDELMIRFGGDKFKNLFETLGDAQIESKMVTKSITQAQKRVEGYNYDVRKQLLDYDDVLRKQREIMYEQRNYVLENEDVHGIVRDMMDRVVESVVMANVDASKHNEVDYESVIQGLEMLGVTPEQNIKVEEIRGKSSDETASYCAEKLFQLYDDKIKDFREEFKRFEKNIVLRNMDRNWIEHIDMMDKLRNGIHLRAYAQNNPLQAYIEEGYEMFEEMQQRIAREVVFFAMKLEIQRTETEA, from the coding sequence ATGGCTGGATTATTAGAACGTATGTTCAGTGGAGAAAAACGTATTTTAAATCGATTGGAGAAAACAGCAGATGAAGTTATGGCATTGGCTGATTCTATGGCTTCTTTAAGTGATGATGAATTACGTGGAAAAACAGATGAATTTAAAAAGCGCTATCAGAATGGTGAAAGCTTAGATGATTTGAAAGTAGAAGCTTTTGCGGTTGCCAGAGAAGCAGCGAAACGTACGATTGGAGAATATCCATATAAAGTACAGATCATGGGTGCTGCGGCAATGCATGAAGGGGATATTGCGGAAATGAAAACAGGGGAAGGAAAAACCCTGACATCTACAATGTGTGTATATTTGAATGCGTTAAGTGGAGAAGGTGTTCATGTTGTTACAGTCAATGAATATTTGGCTCAGCGTGATGCTGAATGGATGGGGCAGATTTATCGCTTTCTTGGCTTAAGTGTTGGATTTAATGCAAGAGCAATGTCTGCTTTCCAGAAAAGAGAAGCTTATGCATGTGATATTACGTATACGACAAACTCTGAATTAGGGTTTGATTATTTACGTGACAACATGGTAACCGATGTAAAAGATCGTGTTATGAGAGGACTTCATGTGGCAATTGTCGATGAGGTTGACTCTATTTTGATCGATGAATCCAGAACGCCATTAATTATTAGTGGAGGAGCTAAGAAAACAGCAAATCTGTATTTGCAGGCAGATGCTTTTGCGAAACGTTTAAAAAGCGATGGATATGAAATTGATGAAAAGACAAAACAGATTATGTTGACAGAATCCGGTGTGGAAAAAGCAGAGCGTTACTTTAAATTGGATAACTTGTATGATGTTGATCATACACAGCTTGTACATCATATTACACAGGCTTTAAAAGCAAATTATATTATGAAAAATGAAGTAGAATATGTTGTGCAGGATGATGAAATCGTTATCGTTGATACCTTCACGGGTCGTACAATGCCTGGACGTGCGTATTCTGATGGTTTGCATCAGGCGATTGAAGCAAAAGAAGGAGTTCCTATCAAAGAAGAAACTTCTACATTGGCTACAATTACATATCAGAATTTCTTCCGTTTATATGACAAGCTGGCTGGTATGACAGGTACCGCAAAAACAGAGGAAGAAGAATTCTTGGATATTTATAATATGCGTGTTATTGAAATTCCAACAAACCGTCCTGTGCAGCGTCAGGATTTGCCAGATGCAATATTTGCAAAACCAGCTTTAAAATTTAATGCGCTGATTGAAGAAGTAAAACGTTTATATGATAAAGGGCAGCCGGTATTGGTTGGTACAATTTCGGTAGAAGCTAGTGAACTTGTGCATAATCTTCTTGTGAAAGCAAAAATTCCTCATGAAGTATTGAATGCGAAAAACCATGCTCGTGAAGCAGAAATCATTGCGAAAGCTGGACAGGTAAAAGCTGTTACAGTTGCGACCAATATGGCAGGGCGTGGTACCGACATTAAATTAAGTGAAGAATCAAGGGCACTTGGAGGGCTTGCAGTGCTTGGTAGTGAACGTCATGAATCTCGTCGTATTGACAACCAGTTACGAGGACGTAGTGGACGTCAGGGAGATCCTGGATTCTCTCGTTTCTATGTTTCTTTGCAGGATGAATTGATGATTCGTTTTGGTGGAGATAAATTTAAAAACTTGTTTGAAACTTTGGGAGATGCACAGATTGAATCTAAAATGGTAACAAAATCCATTACACAGGCACAAAAACGTGTAGAAGGATATAACTATGACGTTCGTAAACAGCTGCTTGATTATGATGATGTATTGCGTAAACAGCGTGAAATTATGTATGAACAGCGTAACTATGTGTTGGAAAATGAAGATGTACATGGTATCGTTCGTGATATGATGGATCGTGTTGTGGAAAGTGTTGTAATGGCTAATGTTGATGCATCAAAACATAATGAAGTAGACTATGAATCTGTTATCCAGGGATTGGAAATGCTTGGTGTTACACCTGAACAAAATATCAAAGTGGAAGAAATTCGTGGAAAATCCAGTGATGAAACAGCATCTTACTGTGCAGAAAAGTTATTCCAGCTGTATGATGATAAAATTAAAGATTTCCGTGAAGAGTTTAAACGATTCGAAAAGAATATCGTTCTTCGAAACATGGATAGAAACTGGATTGAACATATTGACATGATGGATAAACTTCGTAATGGAATTCATTTACGTGCTTATGCACAAAACAATCCACTTCAGGCATATATTGAAGAAGGGTATGAAATGTTTGAAGAAATGCAGCAGCGTATTGCACGTGAAGTTGTATTCTTTGCGATGAAATTAGAAATTCAAAGAACAGAAACTGAGGCTTAA
- the prfB gene encoding peptide chain release factor 2 (programmed frameshift) translates to MELYEIRQGVNTYQEKLASLGESLDLAEKRHKIEELNAKTMEESFWSDPEAAQHTIRKLNSIKEVVESYDHLEKTLDSLKDSEEMLKDDFDEELFMLVEEEYQELTKAFDDFEIQILLSHEYDHSNAILELHPGAGGTESCDWADMLYRMYSRWAEKKGFKVSVLDYLPGEEAGIKSVTFMVEGDMAYGYLKAEKGVHRLVRISPFDSGGRRHTSFASLDVMPQFNNEIEIEIKPEDLLVETKRASGAGGQHINKTDSAVRMVHKPTGLVATCQNGRSQHENREEALRILKSRLYQKMIEEQEAKLAEIKGEQKLIEWGSQIRSYVFHPYSMVKDHRTNVETSDIQGVMDGDLDNFIYAYLKSMIK, encoded by the exons ATGGAACTTTATGAAATTAGACAAGGAGTGAATACTTATCAGGAGAAGCTAGCTTCTCTTGGTGAGTCTCTT GACTTAGCTGAAAAAAGACATAAAATTGAAGAGTTAAACGCAAAAACGATGGAAGAAAGTTTCTGGAGTGATCCAGAAGCTGCACAGCATACGATTCGAAAACTAAACAGCATAAAAGAAGTTGTGGAAAGTTATGATCATTTAGAGAAAACACTGGATTCTTTAAAAGATAGTGAAGAAATGTTGAAAGATGATTTTGATGAAGAATTGTTTATGCTGGTGGAAGAAGAATATCAGGAATTGACAAAGGCATTTGATGATTTTGAAATTCAAATTCTTTTATCTCATGAATATGATCATTCCAATGCGATTCTTGAACTGCATCCAGGAGCAGGAGGAACAGAATCTTGTGACTGGGCAGATATGTTGTATCGCATGTATTCCAGATGGGCAGAGAAAAAAGGCTTTAAAGTCAGCGTTTTGGATTATCTTCCAGGAGAAGAAGCCGGTATTAAATCGGTTACGTTTATGGTTGAGGGAGATATGGCATACGGTTATTTAAAAGCTGAAAAAGGCGTACATCGTCTGGTGCGCATATCACCTTTTGATTCTGGTGGAAGAAGACATACTTCTTTTGCGTCTTTGGATGTTATGCCACAATTCAATAACGAAATAGAAATTGAAATCAAACCGGAAGATTTGCTTGTGGAAACAAAGCGAGCAAGTGGAGCTGGAGGGCAGCACATCAACAAAACAGACTCTGCAGTGCGTATGGTACATAAACCTACAGGACTTGTTGCGACTTGTCAAAACGGAAGAAGCCAGCATGAAAATCGCGAGGAGGCTTTGCGTATATTGAAAAGTCGTTTGTATCAGAAGATGATTGAAGAACAGGAAGCAAAACTTGCGGAAATTAAAGGAGAACAGAAACTGATCGAGTGGGGTTCTCAGATTCGAAGTTATGTATTTCATCCATACAGTATGGTGAAAGATCATCGCACCAATGTGGAAACAAGCGATATTCAAGGTGTCATGGATGGAGATTTAGATAACTTTATCTATGCATATTTAAAATCAATGATAAAATAA
- a CDS encoding YitT family protein, with protein sequence MSKSKEFVSSLAFVVAGNFVIALGVSLFILPLNILSGGVAGISVAVQPIFHLPPTFVINFLTVALFVVGACFLGKQFAFKTIISTLIYPVFITLLTNVLGDVQITQNPLLGSIYAGVCTGVGIGLVYRVGASTGGMDIPPLVINKFTKIPLPVLVMCIDGMTVILGASTYGIEAAMIGLVSVFVCGQVINKVLTFGIQEAKNIMIISDKHEEMLQELYSNVNRGATILQAKGGYTREQKPVIMMVVAKKQLSALNKVILQVDPEAFVIMSDVNEVHGEGFTYKEHL encoded by the coding sequence ATGTCAAAATCAAAAGAATTTGTTTCATCTCTTGCCTTTGTTGTTGCAGGGAATTTTGTGATAGCCCTTGGGGTATCTTTGTTTATTCTGCCATTAAATATTTTATCTGGTGGAGTTGCAGGTATTTCGGTGGCAGTACAGCCTATTTTCCATTTGCCGCCTACTTTTGTCATTAACTTTTTAACTGTAGCGCTATTTGTCGTAGGTGCTTGTTTTTTAGGGAAACAATTTGCCTTTAAAACGATCATCAGTACACTGATTTATCCAGTTTTTATTACTTTACTTACAAATGTGCTTGGGGATGTACAGATTACGCAGAATCCATTGCTTGGATCTATTTATGCAGGGGTATGTACAGGTGTTGGAATAGGACTTGTATATCGTGTAGGTGCAAGTACAGGAGGGATGGATATTCCTCCACTGGTTATTAATAAGTTTACAAAAATTCCACTTCCAGTATTGGTTATGTGCATTGATGGAATGACGGTTATTCTTGGGGCTAGTACCTATGGAATTGAGGCAGCGATGATTGGACTTGTATCGGTGTTTGTTTGTGGACAGGTTATCAATAAAGTTTTGACATTTGGTATACAGGAAGCAAAAAACATTATGATCATTTCAGATAAGCATGAAGAAATGCTGCAGGAACTTTACAGTAATGTAAATCGCGGGGCAACGATTTTGCAGGCAAAAGGCGGCTATACAAGAGAACAAAAACCAGTCATTATGATGGTGGTGGCAAAAAAGCAGCTTTCTGCTTTAAATAAAGTTATTCTGCAGGTGGATCCAGAAGCGTTTGTAATCATGAGTGATGTAAATGAAGTGCATGGAGAAGGATTTACCTACAAAGAACATTTATAA
- the ftsE gene encoding cell division ATP-binding protein FtsE: protein MIHLKNVSKTYKNGVHALRNIDLQIEDGEFVYVIGPTGSGKSTLIKLLDGEEVPNEGQVIVNDINVGKLRHSRVPVYRRNIGVVFQDFRLLPKMTVFENIAFALEILAMGKIEIRRRVREVLDLVDLRDKAKAFPSELSGGQQQRATIGRAIANHPKVLIADEPTGNLDPEKSKEIVELLEKINEVENTTIVMVTHDSDLVNTYKKRTIALEEGCIVSDLMEGGYLKHD from the coding sequence ATGATTCACTTGAAAAATGTAAGCAAAACATATAAAAATGGAGTCCATGCACTTCGTAATATAGATTTACAAATAGAAGATGGAGAGTTTGTTTATGTCATTGGTCCTACGGGAAGTGGAAAATCTACCCTGATCAAACTGCTGGATGGAGAAGAAGTGCCTAATGAAGGACAGGTAATTGTGAATGATATTAATGTAGGAAAGCTTCGACATTCTCGTGTTCCTGTTTATCGAAGAAATATAGGAGTTGTGTTCCAGGATTTTCGCCTGCTTCCAAAAATGACAGTGTTTGAAAATATCGCTTTTGCCTTGGAAATATTGGCAATGGGTAAGATTGAAATTCGACGTCGTGTTCGTGAAGTGCTTGATCTTGTGGATCTGCGAGACAAAGCAAAAGCATTTCCTAGTGAGTTAAGTGGAGGACAGCAGCAAAGAGCAACGATTGGAAGAGCAATTGCCAATCATCCAAAAGTATTGATTGCGGATGAACCTACTGGAAATTTAGATCCGGAAAAATCAAAGGAAATTGTTGAGCTGCTGGAAAAAATCAATGAAGTAGAAAATACAACAATTGTCATGGTTACACATGATTCTGATTTAGTAAACACTTATAAAAAAAGAACGATTGCTTTGGAGGAAGGCTGTATTGTATCCGATTTGATGGAAGGCGGTTATTTGAAACATGATTAG